In Paenibacillus sp. G2S3, a single window of DNA contains:
- a CDS encoding serine hydrolase domain-containing protein, producing the protein MLSSTELSKLNEVNYREDRLEALNHFYEDLCNKKVADGYIYSLSRYGKIFANGAGGRFSYEEDSDQKLKTDTIFRIASITKLFTATAIWQLADDGKIFMGQPVSSILPEFDADPFKPITIAHLLTHTSGIAPDHGTISDTYYKSAWWYIYESELGKENWIKAGLSYGIRFPVGTQWMYSSFGYVVLGAIIEKITGVFAEDYIMDNIVKPLGMTDTFFDIPPEKAGRIAIRSEEAKEYLQKLQNGAITDEEQRSEEEIKTPGTGGGLYSTVNDLQRFGIMLLNQGEYEGGHILSRMAVQRMTKRFNSEKLPNYAWGDGGADRPYGLGPDLRYNESTSYSEGTFFHEGWGSCSLVVDPVEKLIAVWYIPFHKNIWDGRGIFGTNNVIWSGLE; encoded by the coding sequence ATGTTATCATCCACAGAGCTTAGCAAGCTGAACGAAGTGAATTACAGGGAGGACCGATTAGAGGCACTTAATCATTTTTATGAGGATCTCTGTAATAAGAAAGTAGCCGATGGCTATATTTATTCTCTTAGTCGTTATGGAAAAATATTTGCTAATGGAGCGGGGGGACGCTTCAGTTACGAAGAAGATAGCGACCAAAAGTTGAAAACGGATACAATTTTTCGAATCGCTTCTATTACTAAGCTGTTTACGGCAACAGCGATCTGGCAGCTAGCAGATGATGGTAAAATTTTTATGGGGCAGCCAGTTAGTTCTATTCTTCCGGAGTTTGATGCCGATCCTTTTAAGCCGATTACAATTGCTCATTTACTGACTCATACCTCCGGCATCGCACCTGATCATGGCACTATAAGTGATACCTACTATAAAAGTGCATGGTGGTATATTTATGAATCAGAGCTTGGAAAAGAAAACTGGATTAAAGCTGGACTTTCCTATGGCATTCGTTTTCCGGTAGGGACTCAATGGATGTATTCATCGTTCGGATACGTGGTTCTTGGTGCAATTATCGAGAAAATAACAGGTGTTTTTGCAGAAGATTACATAATGGACAACATTGTAAAACCGTTAGGCATGACAGATACTTTCTTTGATATACCGCCTGAGAAAGCTGGTAGGATCGCTATTCGTTCGGAAGAGGCCAAGGAATATCTTCAGAAGCTGCAAAACGGGGCAATTACGGATGAAGAACAAAGGTCTGAGGAAGAAATCAAGACACCCGGAACTGGTGGGGGACTGTACTCAACCGTTAATGATCTACAGAGGTTCGGAATTATGCTGCTTAACCAAGGGGAATACGAAGGTGGTCATATCTTAAGTCGAATGGCTGTTCAGAGAATGACCAAGCGGTTCAATTCTGAGAAACTTCCAAACTACGCATGGGGAGATGGAGGAGCGGATAGACCATACGGTCTTGGGCCAGACCTTCGATATAATGAAAGTACTTCTTATTCTGAAGGTACTTTTTTTCACGAAGGATGGGGGTCTTGTTCCTTGGTCGTTGATCCGGTAGAAAAGCTGATTGCCGTTTGGTATATCCCTTTTCATAAAAATATATGGGACGGTAGAGGGATTTTCGGCACAAACAATGTGATCTGGTCCGGACTCGAATAA
- a CDS encoding ABC-2 family transporter protein: protein MFEMIKHRFRVMRAVAFVTYKEWSAYRTHSMVSIFVGPVYFLVQYYIWSAVYSGESSINGMSLSQMLSYFCATMLINYLTMDFADWNLQMLIRTGKFITFSLRPMNHMFYALSQKAGHRVLGLLFEFIPCFMIFFFIFHIDVLPANLLYAMLSIAMAFMMNFFIHYSIGMVAFWLVQSSSIRNFFSLCEGIFSGSLIPLVFFPKSLQMASFFLPFQYTTFLPAMVYTGSYTLADITLPIPQVLLLQFAAVIIAGIVCRVLYAVSLKHFTGVGA, encoded by the coding sequence ATGTTTGAGATGATAAAGCACCGCTTTCGCGTTATGAGAGCGGTTGCTTTTGTTACGTATAAGGAATGGAGTGCGTACAGAACGCATTCGATGGTTTCTATTTTTGTAGGCCCGGTATATTTTTTAGTGCAGTATTATATATGGAGCGCTGTTTATAGTGGGGAATCCTCTATTAACGGGATGTCGCTCTCGCAGATGCTCTCTTATTTTTGCGCCACGATGTTGATCAACTACTTGACCATGGATTTTGCCGATTGGAACTTGCAAATGCTCATTCGCACCGGGAAATTCATTACGTTCTCTTTAAGACCAATGAATCATATGTTCTATGCATTGTCTCAGAAGGCAGGACATAGGGTACTTGGGCTTCTATTTGAATTTATACCCTGTTTTATGATCTTCTTCTTTATTTTTCATATTGATGTTTTACCCGCAAATTTACTATACGCAATGCTATCGATAGCTATGGCGTTCATGATGAATTTTTTCATCCACTATAGTATTGGAATGGTGGCCTTTTGGTTGGTGCAATCCTCCAGTATTCGTAATTTTTTCAGTCTTTGTGAGGGGATATTCTCAGGATCACTGATTCCATTAGTCTTTTTTCCAAAGTCCCTACAGATGGCTTCCTTTTTCTTACCGTTTCAATATACGACCTTTCTGCCTGCAATGGTCTATACGGGTAGCTATACTTTAGCTGATATAACCTTACCTATTCCTCAAGTTTTGTTACTGCAGTTTGCAGCCGTTATTATTGCTGGAATAGTCTGCCGGGTGCTGTATGCGGTATCGCTTAAGCATTTTACGGGGGTGGGTGCATGA
- a CDS encoding ABC-2 family transporter protein yields MKRIYLIYKTCMKANIASAITYRVNFILNSLIMLIGNVLFPLVTVFIYNSNASFEGWTFKEALLIQSVFILSTACAGIFFNGIMWNTMSHVVEGTLEVVLIKPTSSLFLLLARSFEFESIGLLGGGVVMFVYALSGIEGMTFSSWLLFLLLFGAGLLVMFGVALIVAAISFKWVANSRLPEMFESVKSFGRYPGTIFPKAVVAVSSFLFPVSMIAYFPASTLIGRSEGYFFIAIIPCVLFAAFGIWLYTYMLRSYKSAGG; encoded by the coding sequence ATGAAACGTATATATCTAATCTACAAAACTTGTATGAAGGCGAATATTGCTTCTGCGATCACCTATCGCGTGAATTTTATTCTAAATAGCCTTATCATGCTCATAGGGAATGTGTTGTTTCCGCTAGTAACGGTGTTCATCTATAATTCGAATGCTTCATTTGAAGGATGGACCTTTAAAGAGGCACTATTAATTCAATCGGTTTTCATTTTGTCTACGGCTTGTGCCGGGATTTTTTTCAACGGAATCATGTGGAATACGATGTCCCATGTAGTAGAAGGGACTTTGGAAGTGGTATTAATTAAACCAACCTCGAGCCTTTTTTTACTGTTGGCCAGATCTTTTGAATTCGAAAGTATCGGGCTTTTAGGTGGAGGAGTAGTCATGTTCGTATATGCACTTAGTGGAATCGAAGGGATGACTTTTAGCTCTTGGTTGTTGTTCCTATTGTTGTTTGGAGCTGGGCTATTGGTCATGTTTGGCGTGGCGCTCATTGTTGCAGCGATTTCCTTCAAATGGGTAGCAAATTCTCGTTTGCCGGAGATGTTTGAGAGCGTTAAATCTTTTGGACGGTATCCGGGGACGATTTTCCCTAAAGCAGTCGTAGCCGTAAGTTCGTTTTTGTTCCCGGTTTCCATGATTGCCTATTTTCCAGCTTCTACACTGATCGGACGGTCGGAAGGTTATTTTTTCATAGCGATTATTCCTTGTGTGTTATTTGCTGCCTTCGGAATTTGGCTCTATACGTACATGCTTCGTAGTTACAAAAGTGCCGGAGGATGA
- a CDS encoding ATP-binding cassette domain-containing protein — translation MDIITVKNLTKQYETYHRGQDAKSVFKSLFHREKSIITSVEDLSFSVGKGEIIGILGPNGAGKSTTIKMLTGVLYPTSGEINVLGYNPHKQKNQYVKQIGVLFGQKSQLIWDIPPLDSFYMNKEIYDIPTNDFRTRLDRFVSMFEIGDIITKPTRTLSLGERMKCEFIMAMLHSPPVVFLDEPTIGLDVIAKQRIREFIKQMNQEGTTFILTTHDLEDVERLVQRVLIIHQGKKVYDDKFSELRLHLGAKKVVRLSAATPIGDIDLPGTLISERISDYEVELEIDTEQCKMGEFLHILSEKVEILDISIKEIQIEKIISSIYEMDRG, via the coding sequence TTGGACATTATCACCGTCAAGAACTTAACTAAACAATATGAAACCTATCACCGTGGACAAGATGCTAAAAGCGTATTTAAAAGTCTGTTTCACCGTGAAAAATCGATTATCACCTCTGTAGAGGATCTTTCGTTCAGTGTTGGAAAAGGAGAGATCATTGGCATTCTGGGGCCAAACGGTGCGGGGAAATCTACGACGATTAAAATGCTGACAGGCGTTCTCTATCCCACATCGGGAGAAATAAATGTTCTAGGATACAACCCTCATAAGCAAAAAAATCAATATGTAAAACAAATCGGGGTATTGTTCGGACAGAAATCGCAGTTAATATGGGACATACCCCCTTTGGATAGCTTTTATATGAACAAGGAAATTTATGATATTCCTACGAATGACTTTCGTACAAGACTAGACCGATTTGTAAGTATGTTTGAGATTGGTGATATTATCACTAAGCCTACGCGCACCCTTTCACTGGGGGAACGAATGAAATGCGAGTTTATTATGGCAATGCTTCATTCTCCGCCAGTGGTTTTTTTGGATGAGCCGACGATCGGGCTGGATGTTATAGCTAAACAAAGAATCAGAGAATTCATTAAGCAAATGAATCAGGAAGGCACCACATTTATTCTAACGACACATGACTTGGAAGACGTGGAGCGTTTGGTGCAAAGAGTACTAATTATTCATCAAGGTAAAAAAGTATATGACGATAAGTTCTCTGAACTTCGACTTCATCTAGGTGCTAAAAAAGTGGTCAGGCTCTCTGCAGCTACACCGATTGGAGATATTGACCTGCCTGGGACTCTGATATCGGAAAGAATATCGGATTACGAAGTGGAATTAGAGATCGATACCGAGCAGTGTAAAATGGGGGAGTTTCTTCATATTCTTAGCGAAAAGGTAGAGATTCTTGATATATCCATTAAGGAGATCCAAATTGAAAAGATCATCAGCTCCATTTATGAGATGGATAGGGGATAA
- a CDS encoding TetR/AcrR family transcriptional regulator: protein MDRRIKKNQTAIMNALIQLMAEKDFEKITINEIAERADVNRGTIYSHYADKYDLMDKCLEAQLQQLIESCSAMEDETEPNPSKASLLRTLEQLEENAFFYKTLLRNKALLSFRNQLQEMINEQIKAQFSENNLNLDGWSKDISVQFLSSATVGVIEWWFTHSNPCSAKEITEKLWSMLDLNLQMIRSQA from the coding sequence ATGGATAGAAGAATTAAAAAAAACCAAACAGCCATCATGAATGCATTAATTCAACTGATGGCTGAAAAAGATTTTGAAAAAATAACGATTAACGAAATTGCAGAGCGCGCTGATGTAAACCGCGGAACGATTTATTCCCATTATGCGGATAAATACGATCTGATGGATAAATGCCTGGAAGCTCAGCTCCAACAACTAATCGAAAGCTGCTCCGCAATGGAAGATGAAACCGAACCCAATCCCTCTAAGGCGTCATTGCTCCGCACGCTGGAACAATTGGAGGAGAATGCTTTCTTTTATAAGACTTTATTAAGAAACAAAGCTTTGCTCTCTTTTAGAAACCAATTACAAGAAATGATAAATGAGCAAATCAAGGCACAATTCTCAGAAAACAATTTAAACCTAGATGGATGGAGTAAGGATATATCTGTACAATTTTTGAGTTCGGCGACGGTCGGAGTGATTGAATGGTGGTTTACCCATAGTAATCCTTGTTCTGCAAAAGAAATTACTGAAAAGTTATGGTCAATGCTCGATCTGAATCTGCAAATGATCCGTTCTCAAGCTTGA
- a CDS encoding 2-dehydropantoate 2-reductase N-terminal domain-containing protein: MRILVFGAGVLGSYLAHVLVRGGNDVTVLARGKRAEQLTKDGLVLRHYFQYKNTVDAVKVISELQPDDRYDLIFVVMKYNDFPAVLPILAKNQSQNIILVGNNGDAHGMQTDLQEMSHVRKNIVFGFQLSAGIRESSGRVIKIHAGGQMVLGSLDGEIPIKPVLENAFKNVKYKLTYHEDMDAWLKSHIVPIVALNSLNYLHDGDLKKVSKDKKLLKQAISVMDEGFQMMEKLDYTITPAGQVDFVRKHKHVVYYVLKVIHKLPFMKLVDGSFSEIAALFDSFDILKQQANISTPHWDQLQNQAISKLKAK; encoded by the coding sequence ATGAGAATATTAGTTTTCGGAGCGGGAGTTTTAGGCAGCTATCTTGCGCATGTTCTAGTGCGTGGAGGAAATGATGTCACCGTGCTTGCCAGAGGGAAGAGAGCAGAGCAATTGACGAAAGACGGACTAGTTCTTCGCCATTATTTTCAATATAAAAACACTGTGGATGCTGTAAAAGTCATCTCTGAGCTTCAACCGGATGATCGCTATGATCTTATTTTTGTTGTTATGAAATACAATGATTTTCCGGCGGTATTACCTATTCTAGCTAAAAATCAGAGTCAGAATATAATTCTTGTAGGTAATAATGGCGATGCCCATGGAATGCAGACAGATTTACAGGAAATGAGCCATGTGAGGAAAAATATAGTCTTTGGATTTCAGCTTAGTGCAGGAATTCGTGAATCGAGTGGTCGCGTTATCAAAATACACGCAGGAGGGCAAATGGTACTTGGCAGCTTAGATGGTGAGATTCCAATAAAGCCTGTACTGGAAAATGCCTTTAAAAACGTTAAGTATAAGTTAACTTATCATGAGGATATGGATGCTTGGCTCAAAAGTCATATCGTGCCTATAGTGGCTTTGAACTCCCTTAATTATCTTCATGACGGGGATTTGAAAAAGGTATCTAAGGATAAGAAGCTATTAAAACAAGCCATTTCAGTAATGGACGAAGGATTTCAAATGATGGAGAAGTTAGACTATACGATTACTCCAGCAGGTCAAGTTGACTTTGTTCGAAAACATAAACATGTCGTATACTACGTTTTGAAAGTAATTCATAAATTACCGTTTATGAAATTAGTGGACGGTTCTTTCAGCGAAATAGCAGCTTTGTTTGATTCGTTCGATATTTTGAAGCAACAAGCAAACATTTCAACGCCCCATTGGGATCAACTTCAAAACCAAGCGATCTCGAAGTTAAAAGCAAAATAA
- a CDS encoding histidine phosphatase family protein, translating into MAMYFIRHGIDDEGYRGGWSQRGLVLEGYRQAERLGCYLRENQSCFNITRILSSDLQRALDTANEIARELSLPVESSQCWRETNNGVIAGMPHEIANERYPGLYFSALRMDERFPGGESPQEFFTRISSSFSKLCNELESTDPNENVIVVTHGGVINVIYHILKGLTWTNKNAHFPTSYTSIHKIEYQVDEWLVTAENLTEHISSGQVTGMAN; encoded by the coding sequence ATGGCTATGTATTTTATACGGCATGGAATAGATGATGAAGGTTATCGTGGGGGTTGGAGTCAACGTGGACTTGTCCTAGAGGGATATAGACAAGCCGAACGACTTGGTTGTTATCTTAGGGAAAATCAGTCTTGCTTTAACATCACTCGTATTCTTAGCAGTGATTTGCAGCGTGCGTTAGATACAGCAAATGAGATCGCCAGAGAGCTTAGCTTGCCTGTTGAAAGCAGCCAGTGTTGGAGAGAAACGAACAATGGTGTAATTGCTGGAATGCCCCATGAAATTGCAAATGAACGATACCCGGGTCTCTATTTTTCTGCTTTAAGAATGGATGAGAGATTTCCAGGAGGAGAAAGTCCTCAGGAATTTTTTACGCGAATAAGTTCAAGTTTCTCGAAACTATGTAATGAACTGGAGAGTACTGATCCAAATGAAAATGTAATTGTGGTCACTCATGGTGGCGTAATCAATGTTATATACCATATTTTAAAAGGGCTAACATGGACGAATAAGAATGCCCATTTCCCGACTTCATATACTAGTATTCATAAAATAGAGTATCAAGTAGATGAGTGGTTAGTTACAGCTGAAAATCTTACGGAACATATATCAAGTGGTCAGGTTACCGGTATGGCCAATTGA
- a CDS encoding YjcZ family sporulation protein has translation MGEFGGGFTSTGAILVLFILLVIISRSLFV, from the coding sequence ATGGGTGAATTTGGAGGAGGCTTCACTTCGACTGGTGCGATCTTGGTACTTTTTATCTTGCTCGTAATCATCTCCCGTTCGTTGTTCGTTTAA
- a CDS encoding RsmB/NOP family class I SAM-dependent RNA methyltransferase produces the protein MKEEQLPASYTAYIQEMLGQEANAFLESYSAPRTQGLRFNPLKSISDAGQVAVERTVSQFNLKPIPWCPVGYYYEEPARPGRHPYHAAGLYYIQEPSAMSAAELLAPKPGETVLDLAAAPGGKTTHIAGLMQGQGLLISNEIHPERAKILAENVERLGIKNTLVTCATPEQLSSRFPQAFDRIMLDAPCSGEGMFRKDPKAVQEWSPDHVVMCAARQWDILQDAYLMLKPGGTLAYSTCTFNRQENEEIISRLTDRYPDMELLTHKRLWPHLEKGEGHFVALLRKQSDIENDVNDDAKRSTNKRRGKSNPKINSSVRDAYQLFQDWAAVELPGFSYQGVPLLFGESLYLLPESFNGNLHTGLLDGLRIPRAGLHIAHLKKNRIEPAHALAMAIQDTQVTRSFDLSSGGLEIHAWLRGESLPVPVELHGWTLVTLDGLPISWGKASAGQLKNHLPKGLRILKAHIDEQ, from the coding sequence ATGAAGGAAGAACAGCTGCCTGCCTCTTACACCGCATATATACAAGAAATGCTGGGGCAAGAGGCAAATGCTTTTCTAGAAAGTTATTCAGCACCACGAACGCAGGGACTTCGTTTTAATCCACTGAAAAGTATCTCTGATGCAGGTCAAGTCGCAGTTGAGCGCACGGTCTCACAATTTAATCTGAAACCTATCCCATGGTGTCCAGTTGGTTATTATTATGAAGAACCCGCTCGACCAGGCAGGCATCCTTACCATGCTGCTGGACTATATTATATTCAGGAGCCTTCCGCAATGTCCGCAGCCGAACTGCTTGCGCCTAAACCCGGGGAAACCGTCCTCGACCTTGCAGCAGCCCCTGGAGGTAAAACTACGCATATCGCGGGTTTAATGCAAGGACAAGGTCTCTTAATCTCTAATGAAATTCATCCGGAACGCGCAAAAATCCTAGCTGAGAACGTAGAACGTCTAGGCATTAAGAATACCCTCGTAACCTGTGCAACGCCAGAACAGCTATCTTCGCGCTTCCCGCAAGCATTTGACCGTATTATGTTAGATGCACCTTGCTCAGGAGAAGGCATGTTCCGAAAAGACCCAAAAGCCGTTCAAGAGTGGTCTCCTGATCATGTGGTTATGTGTGCGGCGAGACAATGGGACATTCTGCAAGACGCCTACCTGATGCTTAAGCCTGGGGGGACTCTAGCCTACTCTACTTGCACCTTTAACCGCCAAGAGAATGAGGAGATCATTTCCCGATTGACGGATCGATACCCCGATATGGAACTTCTTACCCACAAGCGCCTTTGGCCACATTTAGAAAAAGGCGAAGGCCACTTTGTTGCACTCCTACGTAAACAAAGTGACATCGAAAACGACGTTAATGATGATGCCAAACGCAGCACCAATAAACGTCGAGGCAAAAGTAACCCAAAAATTAATTCTTCCGTTCGCGATGCGTACCAGTTATTCCAAGACTGGGCAGCGGTAGAACTGCCTGGTTTCTCATATCAAGGCGTCCCTCTATTGTTCGGAGAATCCCTTTATTTGCTACCTGAATCCTTTAATGGCAACCTCCATACTGGGCTGCTGGATGGTTTGCGTATTCCACGAGCCGGGCTACATATTGCCCATTTGAAGAAAAATCGGATTGAGCCTGCTCACGCCCTTGCAATGGCGATTCAAGACACACAAGTAACGCGTAGTTTTGATCTCAGTAGTGGGGGGCTAGAAATTCATGCTTGGCTCCGGGGCGAAAGCTTACCTGTGCCCGTGGAATTACATGGTTGGACACTTGTAACTTTAGATGGTTTGCCGATTAGTTGGGGCAAAGCGAGTGCAGGCCAACTTAAGAATCATCTTCCTAAAGGACTTCGCATCCTAAAAGCCCATATTGACGAGCAATAG
- a CDS encoding glycosyltransferase family 4 protein yields MNLLQALFFPPEQPGGVSSMIPYLQERFRSSRWEMDLFWLPKRIRNKGHEEVLFETFDWTQFGESPIVQKYIQTYRDYLWWTKLRMSKTYDLIHSHHPIAGLAMKKVFPDTPLIQTLHSSYERELILNGAISEGGLEHQFLVSLYRELEHVSDRLMTVSQAFAEYVAPYILDPSNIGVIPNGFDEKRFKPVPHDNAVPQLVTVTRLVPAKGIDTLLKACAELKNRGHEYVLHIIGDGPSRADLENMAKQLGIYNETIFYGYTLHPEEFMPFFDIFVLPSRAEAFGSVFAEAALSCLALVGTNVGGIPEQIEDGVNGLLVSPDDEIALADALEKVISDPAYRYELSRSAWDKAKSLYSLTRVANELKKTYLQYPSGTKG; encoded by the coding sequence ATGAATTTGCTGCAAGCGCTCTTCTTCCCGCCGGAGCAACCCGGTGGTGTATCATCCATGATCCCTTATCTTCAGGAAAGATTCCGTTCAAGCCGTTGGGAGATGGATTTGTTTTGGTTGCCTAAGCGGATTCGCAACAAGGGGCATGAAGAAGTTCTGTTTGAGACCTTTGATTGGACTCAGTTTGGGGAAAGTCCGATCGTTCAGAAATATATTCAGACTTATCGTGATTATCTATGGTGGACTAAACTGCGGATGAGCAAGACATACGATCTTATCCATTCCCATCATCCAATTGCTGGTTTAGCGATGAAAAAAGTGTTTCCAGATACTCCGTTAATTCAAACCTTGCATTCCAGTTATGAGCGAGAGCTGATTCTGAATGGAGCTATTTCTGAGGGTGGGCTGGAGCATCAGTTTCTAGTTTCGCTATACCGTGAACTCGAGCATGTTAGTGATCGGTTAATGACTGTGTCGCAAGCTTTTGCAGAGTATGTGGCGCCTTATATTCTAGATCCTTCTAATATAGGAGTAATACCGAATGGTTTTGATGAGAAAAGGTTTAAGCCAGTCCCGCATGACAACGCTGTACCCCAGCTAGTGACTGTGACACGTCTAGTACCAGCCAAAGGAATTGATACTTTACTCAAGGCTTGTGCTGAGCTTAAAAATCGCGGCCATGAATATGTACTGCATATTATTGGCGACGGACCTTCCCGTGCGGATTTGGAAAATATGGCTAAGCAATTAGGGATTTATAATGAAACGATTTTTTATGGATATACGCTCCATCCGGAAGAATTCATGCCTTTCTTTGATATTTTCGTGCTGCCTTCTCGGGCGGAGGCCTTCGGATCGGTGTTTGCAGAAGCGGCGCTTAGCTGCTTGGCTTTAGTTGGGACGAATGTAGGCGGAATACCGGAGCAGATTGAAGATGGTGTGAATGGCCTGCTCGTCAGTCCTGATGATGAGATTGCTCTTGCTGACGCTTTAGAGAAGGTGATATCCGATCCGGCTTATCGTTATGAGCTTTCCCGTTCAGCTTGGGATAAAGCGAAAAGCTTGTATTCGCTGACTCGTGTCGCGAATGAACTTAAAAAGACATACTTACAGTATCCCTCAGGAACGAAAGGGTGA
- a CDS encoding DNA repair exonuclease, with amino-acid sequence MIPFRFLHAADLHLDSRFAGLAHISPAIRSYLRESTFAALGRLVRVAIQENVDFIVISGDVYDVSDASLQGQLRFQEALKELGQHGIHVFLIHGNHDPLDGLRLTMEMPKHVTVFGGEKPDHATAYRRKDGQEVAVVSGISYPTAKVMDNTAVTFTRKPGSRLFHIAMLHGNVDGDLLHETYSPCSRRDLIERGFDYWALGHIHKRSVLHEKPAIIYPGNIQGRSIKETGPKGCYVVDVDEAGSATPQFHELDYVRWQVRDLSIEGLSNEAEWIQRVEQVIDDIREELPELMSVVRFRLIGRGDVHKVLAEKGAAEDLLSELQRREAVRAERKDYKGLVWVEGFAVESGLAIDRERLLKEDSFLGEMLRITEHTEHSAEALEELINSALKPLMENQELRQLLSVTSQEEKLSWLRSAAEQGITMLGGMEGAPEDEN; translated from the coding sequence ATGATTCCATTTCGATTTCTACATGCTGCTGACTTACATCTGGATAGCCGTTTTGCTGGGCTGGCGCATATTTCGCCAGCCATTCGTTCTTATTTACGTGAGTCAACCTTCGCCGCCCTCGGGCGGCTTGTCCGCGTTGCCATCCAAGAGAACGTTGATTTTATTGTCATCAGTGGAGATGTGTACGATGTTTCTGACGCTTCCTTACAGGGTCAGCTCCGATTTCAGGAAGCACTCAAGGAACTTGGTCAGCACGGAATACATGTGTTTCTGATCCATGGCAACCATGATCCACTTGACGGATTGCGTCTGACAATGGAAATGCCAAAGCATGTTACTGTGTTTGGCGGGGAGAAGCCAGATCACGCTACAGCTTATCGTCGTAAAGATGGCCAAGAAGTAGCCGTTGTTAGTGGGATTTCCTATCCGACAGCGAAGGTAATGGACAACACAGCAGTGACCTTTACTCGAAAGCCTGGCAGCCGTTTGTTTCATATTGCTATGCTGCATGGAAATGTAGACGGTGATTTGTTACACGAGACTTATTCGCCTTGCAGTCGTAGAGATCTTATCGAACGGGGTTTTGATTATTGGGCACTTGGACATATCCATAAACGTAGTGTATTGCATGAAAAACCGGCGATTATATACCCGGGCAATATACAAGGACGTAGCATTAAGGAAACCGGACCAAAAGGTTGTTATGTTGTGGATGTTGATGAGGCTGGAAGTGCCACGCCCCAGTTTCATGAGCTTGATTATGTCCGCTGGCAGGTACGGGATCTATCCATTGAGGGATTGAGTAATGAAGCAGAATGGATACAAAGGGTGGAGCAGGTGATTGACGATATCAGGGAGGAGCTCCCGGAGCTGATGTCAGTGGTCAGATTTCGTCTGATCGGACGCGGGGACGTACATAAAGTATTAGCTGAAAAAGGAGCGGCAGAGGATCTGCTATCTGAGCTCCAGCGCCGTGAGGCGGTTCGGGCTGAGCGTAAAGATTATAAGGGCCTTGTCTGGGTGGAAGGATTCGCTGTAGAGTCCGGGTTAGCTATTGACCGTGAACGGTTATTAAAGGAGGATAGCTTTCTTGGAGAAATGCTGCGAATTACAGAGCATACGGAACATTCAGCAGAAGCGCTTGAAGAATTAATAAACAGTGCGCTTAAGCCGCTCATGGAGAATCAGGAGCTGCGACAGCTGCTCTCGGTGACGAGTCAAGAGGAGAAGTTAAGTTGGCTTCGTAGCGCAGCGGAACAGGGAATCACAATGCTCGGTGGAATGGAGGGTGCTCCAGAAGATGAGAATTGA